CCGACAGCGCACGCTTAACTCCCGTGGGCAGATTTGTACGCAAAACATCATTGGATGAATTGCCCCAACTGCTCAACGTGCTGAAAGGTGATATGTCGTTGGTTGGGCCGCGGCCTTTGTTGCCGGAATATTTACCTTTGTATAACAGGCATCAGCAACGCCGCCATGAAGTGAAGCCGGGCATTACGGGTTGGGCGCAGATCAACGGACGAAATACCCTTTCCTGGTCTCAAAAATTTGACTGTGATGTATGGTATGTAGAGCATATATCTTTGGCCCTTGACCTGAAAATTCTCGGGCTTACGTTGCTGAAAGTCATCAGGCGTGAGGGAATCAATTCTGATACTTCCGCGACGATGGAGAAATTTACAGGAAACAATCAATAATATGCTTTTATACGGTGCAAGCGGTCATGCCAAAGTCATTATCAGTTGTTTACGGGCAAACCTGATTCCCATTTCGGGAATTTTTGACGATGATCTGTCCAAAAAAGAGCTGTGGAAAATTCCTGTCGTCGGGAGTTACCGGACGGATTACAAACCCAATGAATCCCTTATCATTTCAATCGGCAATAACCTGATTCGCCGACAGATCGCCGTATCCATCGGTCACACGTTCGGAAAGGTGTTACACCCTTCCGCCGTTATTGACGCATCGGTCGAGATAGGAGAAGGTTCGGTTGTTTTTCAAAATGCCGTTTTGCAGGCCGATGCGTGTATTGGCAAACACGTTATTATCAATACCTCCTCTTCCGTTGACCACGAATGTAACTTAGCTGATTTTGTACACATTGCGCCAAACGCCACCCTTTGCGGCAATGTGCGGGTAGGCGAAGGAACGCTTATCGGTGCCGGCACCATCGTGGCCCCCAATCTCCGCATCGGCAAAAGCTGCCTGATTGCCGCCGGCAGCGTTATTACCAAGCACATTCCGGATTTTGCCATTGTACGGGGAAATCCCGCACGCGTTCTGAAGATCACTTCTGCTTAAAAACCCGAAACAACAGTCGCCGTACCCACTGCTGTACCTGAACCCCGGCTTTTGCCCAGAAAAATGTAGCCGCTAAAAGAAGCCCGAAAACAATCAGAAAACCGGCATAACGGCTGTCAAGCCATTCATTGAGGCCAACGGCGAGCATAATAAAAAGGAAAATACCCGTCAATGAGGCCAATAATAAGAGCACAACCACATAAATCAGTTGAACGACCATATTTTCAAGTCGCTCCTGGGTTTCTGTTTTTATTAAGTCAAGACGCGTTTCCAGGTATTTAAAAAGGTAATTCCGAACCTCTTCTATTTTTTCAAACATTATCTTATTGATTGACTGCGCATTATTTTGCCACCGCTCACTGAGAGACAGGAAGGAGAAAACAATTTTACGTAAAACTATTGAGTCTTACAAAGCGTTTCCAAATTGTGGTTCGTAACTTTGACGCCTTAATACGGCGTAAGCAGGAACTGAAAGGCGAACCCTTCCGCTTTATATTTTTTTCATTTTGACTTCAAGGGCTATGACGGTTGTACCATACAAAGACAAAGATGCAGGCAAGCGCGAACAGATCGCCGAAATGTTTGATAATGTTTCTCCCAAATACGATTTTCTGAATCACCTGCTCAGCGCAGGTATTGATATCTATTGGAGAAAACGAGCCATCAAACTTCTCAAAAAAGAAAAACCGCAAACGATCTTAGACATTGCCACGGGTACCGGCGACTTTGCCATCGAAGCATTGGCCCTTAACCCGAAAAAAATCATCGGCATTGATATCTCAGAAGGAATGCTGGCCGTGGGTCGCGAAAAAATCAAAAAAATTGGCATGGAAAATGTCATTGATCTGCGTACGGGTGATTCGGCCAATCTGCCATTGGAAAGTAATTCTTTCGATGCAGTAATCGCCTCCTTTGGGGTTCGGAATTTTGAAAACCTACTGAATGGACTGACGGATATGTTTCGAGTCATGAAACCGGGCGGCACGTGTATCGTGTTGGAATTTTCAAAACCGAAAACTTTCCCGTTCAAACAATTATACAACTTTTACTTTCGTTACATTTTACCGATTGTAGGAAGGATGGTATCAAAAGATACGGCAGCATATACTTATCTTCCCGAATCGGTACAGGCGTTTCCGGACGGAAATGATTTTTTGAAAATTTACGAACAGGCGGGCTTTAAAGACACAAAATGCATACCACTCACGTTTGGAATTTGTTCGATTTACGTTGGAAAAAAATAATTATTGGGTTGTTGATAAGCAGCGGGCTTGTTCATGCATCCATAGCTCAGTCCGTTGGCTACTTTCGTAAGTATCAGGAGTATTATGATGACAAGCCAATCCATTACGGCTTTTTGTTCGCCTTGCCCGTGACCCGATTTCACCTTGTTCATGATAATTCTTTCGTAACTCAGGATACCACCAATCGCATCACAGCCCCGGTAACCATCGGTTTTCGTTTCGGATTTGTCATGAATGGGTATCTTAACGACCATTGGGACATTCGTACTACGCCTTCCGTTTCGCTCTATAATCGTGCGGTAGAATATGAATACGGCAACGGGAAAAAGCGCCGTGAACTCCGCGAAGCTACCTGGATCGAAATTCCGCTCTTATTCAAATACAAATCACAACGAAGAGGCAACTCACGCATGTACATGCTTGCCGGAGCTACGTTTGGATTTGAAACCAACGTACGCAAGCGTCAAATTCCCGGTTCTGATCGATTAAATGCCAAAAGTGCCGACCTAACCGTTGACTATGGGTTTGGGTTCGAGCAATTTTTAGCGTACACCAAATTTTCACCCGAGTTGCGGTTTTCTCACGGAATCGTCAATCTCTACCGTACCAATGATCCAAACTCTACGGGCAGCATCCGTCGTCTTACCTCACACACCGTTACGCTCTATCTGATGTTTGAATAAACCGATTGTTTTTCTAAACTTTGCATCGAGTGCTTATCCGCACCCATTTACGTCATTGTTCAATCGTCTTTTTATCAATCTTTTGTTTGATTTGAAGGATAAAAACAACATTGATACAAACGTAGATTTATTCACCAACAACTTTCCAAATCATGTCAGAAACTGCACTTCTTGACGAAATTCCTTCGTTAGATATCTCCGACTTTACAAGCGGCGACCCTATCCGTAAAATTCAGTTTGTTCAAGACCTGGGCACAGCTTTCAACAATATCGGTTTTGTCTGTATTAAAAATCACGGCCTTTCCGAAGCCCTTCGCCTGAAACTGTATGATGCTGTGCAACAATTCTTTCAACAGCCTGACGACGTAAAGAAAAAATACGAATTTCCGGAACTGTCGGGCCAGCGCGGATACATCGGCAAAGGCAAAGAAACCGCAAAAGGCTTTAAAGTAGCCGATCTAAAAGAATTTTACCACGTAGGGCAGCCTAGCCCTGAAGGCAATATGCCGCATAATATCTTTCCGGAAGAAACCCCCGAGTTTAAGGAGTATACGCTCAAAGTATACGAGACGTTTGAGAACACGGGCAAAACACTTTTGAGAGCGATTGCCTTATACCTGAACCTCGACGAAGATTACTTTGAAGATAAGGTTCGCAATGGTGACAGCATTTTGCGGGCGCTGCACTACTTTCCTCTGGATCCGGCCACCGTACCCGACGGAGCGGTTAGGGCAGCGGCACACGGCGACATAAACCTGATCACCCTTTTGATGGGAGCCAGTGCCGAGGGGCTTGAAGTACTTCGCCGCGATGGCAAATGGATCGGTATTACGGCCCTACCCGACCAGATTGTGGTCAACGTCGGCGATATGCTCGACCGCTTGACCAATCACAACCTTAAATCGACCATTCACCGTGTCGTGAACCCACCGCGTGAAAAAATGAATACCTCGCGGTATTCCATTCCATTCTTTATGCATCCACGGGCCGATATGGATTTGACCTGTTTAGAAACGTGTGTAGATGCCCAAAATCCCAAACTTTACGTTGATATGACAGCGGGCGAATTTCTAAACGAGCGACTCATTGAATTAGGCCTGAAAAAAGCGTAACTTGCTTTTTAACATGACGGCTTATTTTCCACCCACCCCTAAAAGACCCGTCAGCATTTGAGTGTTAACCCCTAAAATTGCTTCTTCAGCGTGTCAGAATCACTCCTTCACCCGCCCGTCAAGCGGATTCGACACCTCATCTTTCTGAAAGATGTGCTGATCCTGGCATTGACCTGTTTTGGGGGGCCTCAAGTCCATTTGGTAATGTTTCTTGAGCGGTTTGTACACAAACATCGTTATATTAAGGAAGAAGAATTGCTCGAATTACAGGCTCTTTGCCAGGTTTTACCCGGGCCTACCTCTACCCAAACGATTACGGCCTTGGGCTTTAAATTAGGCGGCCCCAATTTAGCGTATACGACCCTGTTGATCTGGTCGCTGCCCGCCGTTCTGGTGATGACCTTTGCGGCGCTTGGCATTTATTATCTTCAACAAAACCAAATTTCGTTGGCATTTATGCGTTTTGTAGAGCCTATGGCCGTGGGATTTTTGGCCTATGGAGGCTATAGCATTGGAAAAAAAGTCATTCATAAAAATACACATTGGTTTATATTAATTACAGCTGCTGTCATTGCCTATCTGTTTCCATCTCCCTACATGACGCCCATTGTGATAGTGCTGGGAGGGTTAGTGACGGCGTTGGAATTTCGTAAACATCAAAAAATGGAGAAAAACCCCATACGCATTCAATGGGCCAATTTCATTTTATGGCTGGGGGTTCTGGTATTTGCCGCCGCGCTCGGGGCTATTACACACTCGCTGCCGATTCGTCTTTTTGAAAACTTTTACCGTAACGGCAGTCTGGTTTTTGGCGGTGGACAGGTGCTCAACCCCATGCTTTACACAGAATTTGTTGAATTTAAAAAATACCTGACCCGGCAGGAGTTTTTAACCGGTATGGCCTTGGCGCAGGTGATTCCGGGTCCCGTTTTTTCCATTGCCTCTTACATCGGGGCATTGTCGATGCGGTCGGAAGGAGGCTTGGGCAGTCAGCTCTGGGGCAGTTTGGCATCTACGGCAGGTATCTTTCTTCCGGGAACCTTTCTGATATTTTTTGTTTATCGTTTTTGGAACGGTCTCAAAAAATACCGGGGTGTGCGGGCATCACTTGAAGGGGTCAACGCGGCCAGCGTAGGGCTTACGGCCGCGGCCGTAATGCGCATGTTTATTCCGACGGCGACCGACTCCACCGCTATTATTTTTATTGTCGGCACATTTCTTTTACTGCGGTATACAAAAACGCCACCCTATGTTATTGTGCTGGGTGGCATCCTGACAGGTATCCTTTTTCACTGATTTTTTACATAATTTCTATTTTCATTTATTCCAACCAGTTTATGAACAGACTAAAAATCACACTCTTATCTTTTGTTTTGGGGATAAGTGTGTCGTACGCCAATGACCCTACCGACGAGGGAATGTGGCTCCCTTCTCTGATCGGCAAAAACGAAGCTCAGATGAAAAAGCAGGGGTTCAAGCTCACGGCCAAAGACATTTACGACATCAATAACGCCAGTCTCAAAGACGCCATTGTACGCATGGGCGGTGGATTCTGTACGGGAGAGATCGTTTCTGACAAAGGTCTTTTGTTTACCAACCACCACTGCGGATACGACGCCATTGCTACACTCTCTACGCCGGCAGACAATATTTTGGACAATGGCTTCTGGGCCAAGTCAAACGCCGAAGAACGTCCGGTTCAGGGTCTATTTATTGACATTTTGGTCCGGATGGAAGACGTAACCGATAAGATTTTGCCAGAACTGAAAGGGTTAAGTGAAAAAGAGCGCGCCTCAAAAGTCAATCAGTTGGGCAGTGAACTTTCTAAAAAAGCCACCGAAGGCACCGGCTATAACGCTTCCGTGCGCGAATTTGCCAAGGGGAATGCCTATTATTTGTTTGTTTTCGAGAAATTCTCCGACATCCGTCTGGTAGGTACACCTCCGCAAAGCATCGGTAAATTCGGCGGTGATACCGACAACTGGGAATGGCCGCGTCATACCGGAGACTTTTCGGTATTTCGTATCTACGCCAACAAAGACAACAAGGGGGCCGAGTTTTCTCAGGAAAATGTACCGTATAAGCCTAAGAAATTCTTACCCGTGTCGCTGAAAGGCATCAAACCGGGCGATTTTACGATGGTGTTTGGCTTTCCGGGTCGTACCAATCGTTATGAAACCGCGCTGGGCATCAAACTGGCCATTGAAAAAGTAAACCCCGGCATTGTCAAAAATCGGGATATTCGCCTGAAAGCATGGAAAGAGGAAATGGACAAAGACGTAGCGACCAAGCTGGCGCTGTCTTCGGAATATGCCAGTATTGCCAATTATTGGAAATACTTCATCGGTCAAACCCAACAGCTTCAGCGCCTCAAAGTGTACGACCAAAAGATAGCTCAGGAAGCAAAATTCAAGGCATGGGCCAAAGGAAAACCGGAGTACGAAACCATCTTTGATGAATGGGAAAAAGCATACGCCGCGTATGAACCCTATGCAACCCACTCTACGTACCTTAATCAGGGCATTATCGGCGCGCACATCGTTAATTTAGCGCTGCCGCTGGCAATGGCCGAAGACCAATTCAAAGATGCTGCCAAAGCAAAGGCCATGGCTGAACGCATCAAAGGAACCGGCGATGAGTTTTTTAAAGCCTTTAACCTGCCTTCCGACCAAAAAATTGTGGCTCAAACCCTATCAGCGTTCTACAACGACATTCCCAAAGAGCAACATCCGCCCATTATTCAGGAAATCCTGACCAAATTTTCGGCCGGAACGCCTGAAGAATCGTTTAAGAAATTTGCGCAGGAAATGTATTTGACGAGCGTTGTGACCAACAAAGAACGTTTCAATCAATTTCTGGCAAATCCTTCGGCCGACGTCATTGCCAACGATTGGGCCGTAAAGTATTTCAATGATTTTCGTAAGAATTACATTACCAAGTACGCCAAATACAGTTCTGATTTTCAGGAAATTGACAAAAAGCTTTCGCGTATTTACATCAAAGGACTCAGCGAAATGGACCCGTCAATGGTACAATATCCCGACGCCAACAGCACCTTGCGCGTAAGCTATGGAAATGTGCAGGATTATGATCCGCGTGATGGGGTACACTACAAATACAAAAC
Above is a window of Runella slithyformis DSM 19594 DNA encoding:
- the chrA gene encoding chromate efflux transporter → MSESLLHPPVKRIRHLIFLKDVLILALTCFGGPQVHLVMFLERFVHKHRYIKEEELLELQALCQVLPGPTSTQTITALGFKLGGPNLAYTTLLIWSLPAVLVMTFAALGIYYLQQNQISLAFMRFVEPMAVGFLAYGGYSIGKKVIHKNTHWFILITAAVIAYLFPSPYMTPIVIVLGGLVTALEFRKHQKMEKNPIRIQWANFILWLGVLVFAAALGAITHSLPIRLFENFYRNGSLVFGGGQVLNPMLYTEFVEFKKYLTRQEFLTGMALAQVIPGPVFSIASYIGALSMRSEGGLGSQLWGSLASTAGIFLPGTFLIFFVYRFWNGLKKYRGVRASLEGVNAASVGLTAAAVMRMFIPTATDSTAIIFIVGTFLLLRYTKTPPYVIVLGGILTGILFH
- a CDS encoding isopenicillin N synthase family dioxygenase, which translates into the protein MSETALLDEIPSLDISDFTSGDPIRKIQFVQDLGTAFNNIGFVCIKNHGLSEALRLKLYDAVQQFFQQPDDVKKKYEFPELSGQRGYIGKGKETAKGFKVADLKEFYHVGQPSPEGNMPHNIFPEETPEFKEYTLKVYETFENTGKTLLRAIALYLNLDEDYFEDKVRNGDSILRALHYFPLDPATVPDGAVRAAAHGDINLITLLMGASAEGLEVLRRDGKWIGITALPDQIVVNVGDMLDRLTNHNLKSTIHRVVNPPREKMNTSRYSIPFFMHPRADMDLTCLETCVDAQNPKLYVDMTAGEFLNERLIELGLKKA
- a CDS encoding sugar transferase, whose amino-acid sequence is MSYHRFLKPIIDTIAALGVLLLTLPITLAITALLYFYNQGKPFFFQLRPGRNGELFKIIKFKTMNDRRDAQGQLLPDSARLTPVGRFVRKTSLDELPQLLNVLKGDMSLVGPRPLLPEYLPLYNRHQQRRHEVKPGITGWAQINGRNTLSWSQKFDCDVWYVEHISLALDLKILGLTLLKVIRREGINSDTSATMEKFTGNNQ
- a CDS encoding phage holin family protein, whose protein sequence is MFEKIEEVRNYLFKYLETRLDLIKTETQERLENMVVQLIYVVVLLLLASLTGIFLFIMLAVGLNEWLDSRYAGFLIVFGLLLAATFFWAKAGVQVQQWVRRLLFRVFKQK
- the ubiE gene encoding bifunctional demethylmenaquinone methyltransferase/2-methoxy-6-polyprenyl-1,4-benzoquinol methylase UbiE, whose protein sequence is MTVVPYKDKDAGKREQIAEMFDNVSPKYDFLNHLLSAGIDIYWRKRAIKLLKKEKPQTILDIATGTGDFAIEALALNPKKIIGIDISEGMLAVGREKIKKIGMENVIDLRTGDSANLPLESNSFDAVIASFGVRNFENLLNGLTDMFRVMKPGGTCIVLEFSKPKTFPFKQLYNFYFRYILPIVGRMVSKDTAAYTYLPESVQAFPDGNDFLKIYEQAGFKDTKCIPLTFGICSIYVGKK
- a CDS encoding S46 family peptidase, whose product is MNRLKITLLSFVLGISVSYANDPTDEGMWLPSLIGKNEAQMKKQGFKLTAKDIYDINNASLKDAIVRMGGGFCTGEIVSDKGLLFTNHHCGYDAIATLSTPADNILDNGFWAKSNAEERPVQGLFIDILVRMEDVTDKILPELKGLSEKERASKVNQLGSELSKKATEGTGYNASVREFAKGNAYYLFVFEKFSDIRLVGTPPQSIGKFGGDTDNWEWPRHTGDFSVFRIYANKDNKGAEFSQENVPYKPKKFLPVSLKGIKPGDFTMVFGFPGRTNRYETALGIKLAIEKVNPGIVKNRDIRLKAWKEEMDKDVATKLALSSEYASIANYWKYFIGQTQQLQRLKVYDQKIAQEAKFKAWAKGKPEYETIFDEWEKAYAAYEPYATHSTYLNQGIIGAHIVNLALPLAMAEDQFKDAAKAKAMAERIKGTGDEFFKAFNLPSDQKIVAQTLSAFYNDIPKEQHPPIIQEILTKFSAGTPEESFKKFAQEMYLTSVVTNKERFNQFLANPSADVIANDWAVKYFNDFRKNYITKYAKYSSDFQEIDKKLSRIYIKGLSEMDPSMVQYPDANSTLRVSYGNVQDYDPRDGVHYKYKTNITGVIEKYKPNDYEFDLPKNFLELYKNKDFGQYADTDGEVPVGFITNNDITGGNSGSPVLNAKGELIGLAFDGNWEAMSGDIVFDKKYKRCINVDIRYVLWCIEKLGGSDLVKELKVVK
- a CDS encoding acetyltransferase, with the translated sequence MLLYGASGHAKVIISCLRANLIPISGIFDDDLSKKELWKIPVVGSYRTDYKPNESLIISIGNNLIRRQIAVSIGHTFGKVLHPSAVIDASVEIGEGSVVFQNAVLQADACIGKHVIINTSSSVDHECNLADFVHIAPNATLCGNVRVGEGTLIGAGTIVAPNLRIGKSCLIAAGSVITKHIPDFAIVRGNPARVLKITSA
- the porT gene encoding type IX secretion/gliding motility protein PorT/SprT, with the translated sequence MHTTHVWNLFDLRWKKIIIGLLISSGLVHASIAQSVGYFRKYQEYYDDKPIHYGFLFALPVTRFHLVHDNSFVTQDTTNRITAPVTIGFRFGFVMNGYLNDHWDIRTTPSVSLYNRAVEYEYGNGKKRRELREATWIEIPLLFKYKSQRRGNSRMYMLAGATFGFETNVRKRQIPGSDRLNAKSADLTVDYGFGFEQFLAYTKFSPELRFSHGIVNLYRTNDPNSTGSIRRLTSHTVTLYLMFE